From one Rhizobium rosettiformans genomic stretch:
- the dprA gene encoding DNA-processing protein DprA encodes MGSGGARRKGIALTDRQRIAWLRLIRSDNVGPATFRDLINHFGSAETAIEALPELSRRGGSTRSIRIATVGEAEREIETASRFGARFIGIGEPDYPAALRQIDAAPPLIAAKGDLEVASLPAVGIVGSRNASISGAKFAAMMAREIGRAGYTIVSGLARGIDASAHRASLDTGTIAAMAGGLDQPYPPENIDLLDQICSGRGLAISEMPFGWEPRARDFPRRNRLIAGVALGVVVIEAAARSGSLITARLAGEFGRQVFAVPGSPLDPRCEGTNGLLKDGATVTTRPQDVLQALAPISELDLFSPTEADEPADEAGDRPLAPPPNDDERLVIVQALGPTPVEIDDIIRHTALPASSVYLVLLELDIAGRLERHAGGFVSLSMMD; translated from the coding sequence ATGGGTTCAGGCGGCGCAAGACGAAAGGGGATTGCGCTGACGGACCGCCAGAGGATCGCCTGGCTGAGGCTGATCCGCAGCGACAATGTCGGCCCCGCCACTTTCCGGGACCTGATCAACCACTTCGGCTCGGCCGAGACGGCGATCGAGGCCCTTCCGGAGCTTTCGAGGCGGGGCGGATCGACCCGCAGCATTCGCATCGCAACCGTTGGTGAGGCCGAGCGCGAAATCGAGACAGCCTCTCGTTTCGGCGCGCGATTCATCGGCATCGGCGAGCCCGACTATCCCGCCGCACTCCGACAGATCGATGCGGCCCCTCCCCTGATTGCCGCCAAGGGCGACCTTGAGGTCGCGAGCCTTCCGGCCGTCGGCATCGTCGGATCGCGCAACGCCTCGATCAGCGGTGCGAAATTTGCGGCGATGATGGCGCGGGAGATCGGGCGTGCCGGCTATACCATCGTGTCCGGCCTTGCTCGCGGCATTGATGCCTCAGCCCATCGGGCCAGCCTCGACACCGGCACAATTGCAGCCATGGCCGGCGGCCTCGATCAGCCCTACCCTCCCGAGAACATCGATCTTCTGGACCAGATCTGCAGCGGTCGCGGTCTCGCCATTTCCGAGATGCCCTTCGGCTGGGAACCGCGGGCGCGCGATTTTCCCCGACGCAACCGGCTGATCGCTGGTGTGGCTCTGGGCGTGGTGGTCATTGAGGCGGCAGCGCGGTCCGGATCGCTGATCACCGCAAGACTTGCGGGGGAATTCGGTCGCCAGGTCTTTGCGGTTCCCGGCTCACCCCTCGATCCGCGCTGCGAGGGCACAAACGGTCTGCTCAAGGACGGAGCGACCGTCACCACCAGACCACAGGATGTGTTGCAGGCGCTGGCGCCGATTTCCGAACTTGATCTCTTCAGCCCGACCGAGGCAGACGAGCCTGCCGACGAGGCGGGAGACAGACCGCTTGCTCCTCCGCCGAATGATGACGAACGGCTCGTCATCGTGCAGGCGCTCGGCCCGACGCCCGTCGAGATCGACGATATCATCCGTCACACGGCCTTGCCGGCGTCTTCGGTGTATCTGGTCTTGCTGGAGCTCGATATCGCCGGGCGGCTAGAGCGGCATGCGGGAGGGTTTGTCTCGCTGAGCATGATGGATTGA
- the plsY gene encoding glycerol-3-phosphate 1-O-acyltransferase PlsY, whose product MIDISALGWGNLAIVLLFGYLLGSIPFGLVLTKMAGLGDLRSIGSGNIGATNVLRTGNKKLAAATLLLDALKATAAALIAHAVFGHNAALFGGFAAFIGHLFPIWLGFKGGKGVATYIGTLLGVAPLMVLVFAIVWLSVAFITRYSSLSALIATLVIPVVLWILGVEEAAIVTAVMTVITYWRHKENIGRLIAGTESKIGKKG is encoded by the coding sequence ATGATCGACATTTCCGCCCTCGGCTGGGGCAACCTCGCCATCGTCCTCCTGTTCGGTTACCTGCTCGGCTCCATCCCCTTCGGGCTGGTGCTGACCAAGATGGCTGGCCTCGGCGACCTGCGCTCGATCGGCTCGGGCAATATCGGCGCGACAAACGTGCTGCGCACCGGCAACAAGAAGCTGGCGGCCGCCACCCTCCTCCTTGATGCGCTGAAGGCCACGGCTGCAGCCCTGATCGCGCATGCGGTCTTCGGTCACAATGCTGCTCTCTTCGGCGGCTTCGCAGCCTTTATCGGTCACCTTTTCCCCATCTGGCTTGGCTTCAAGGGCGGCAAGGGTGTCGCAACCTATATCGGCACGCTGCTCGGCGTTGCGCCTCTCATGGTTCTTGTCTTCGCCATCGTCTGGCTCTCGGTTGCCTTCATCACCCGCTACTCTTCGTTGTCCGCGCTCATCGCCACACTTGTCATCCCGGTTGTATTGTGGATACTTGGGGTTGAAGAGGCTGCGATCGTGACGGCGGTCATGACCGTCATCACCTACTGGCGTCACAAAGAGAATATCGGGCGGCTGATCGCGGGAACCGAGAGCAAGATCGGCAAAAAAGGCTAG